Proteins co-encoded in one Opitutus terrae PB90-1 genomic window:
- a CDS encoding sensor histidine kinase, with protein MDNPASTTVVLEDTARRERAKERLYVTFQFGGWGFLLVLQILLLLYFGGKEVHQDLLVAIANEVMTIAMAMLLAHYARPFIHRRGWKQLGWRPLIPRVIATAAVLSLIWCAAAYGVVYGLLQQPWPTEKYSMPALFAVSWVQGTSLFTGWLCLYFFYHLFDRFNRSEIERLRLSTHVKEAELRALKSQVNPHFIFNSLNSLRALIEENPPRAREAVTQLANLLRYSLQSGQSETVPFEEELRIANDYLALEQVRHEERLRVRLDVAEDTLSLPIPPLLLQTLVENAVKYGISRRPEGGEIAIIARRENDSLRLQVTNPGELTGDVAAPPSVSTGMGLRNAAERLRLLFGERASLQLRAAAPALVIAEAIVPCNLANA; from the coding sequence ATGGACAACCCCGCCAGCACCACGGTCGTGCTTGAGGACACCGCACGCCGCGAGCGCGCGAAGGAACGGCTGTACGTCACCTTCCAGTTTGGCGGCTGGGGCTTCCTGCTCGTGCTGCAGATCCTGCTCCTGCTGTATTTCGGCGGCAAGGAGGTGCATCAGGATCTGCTGGTGGCGATCGCGAACGAGGTCATGACGATCGCGATGGCCATGTTGCTGGCGCATTATGCGCGGCCGTTCATCCATCGCCGCGGCTGGAAGCAGCTGGGCTGGCGTCCGCTGATTCCGCGCGTGATCGCGACCGCCGCGGTGCTCTCCCTGATCTGGTGTGCCGCGGCCTATGGCGTGGTCTACGGCCTCCTGCAGCAGCCCTGGCCGACGGAAAAATACAGCATGCCCGCGCTCTTCGCGGTGAGCTGGGTGCAGGGCACCTCGCTATTCACCGGCTGGCTGTGCCTCTACTTCTTCTATCACCTGTTCGATCGCTTCAACCGCTCCGAAATCGAGCGGCTGCGGCTCTCGACGCACGTGAAGGAGGCGGAACTGCGCGCGCTGAAGTCGCAGGTGAATCCTCATTTCATCTTCAACTCGCTGAACTCGCTGCGCGCGCTCATCGAGGAGAACCCGCCGCGCGCGCGCGAAGCCGTGACGCAGCTCGCGAACCTGCTCCGGTATTCGCTGCAGAGCGGTCAGTCGGAGACGGTGCCGTTCGAGGAGGAGCTGCGGATCGCGAACGACTATCTCGCGCTTGAACAGGTGCGACACGAGGAACGACTGCGCGTGCGGCTCGACGTGGCGGAGGACACGCTGTCGCTGCCGATCCCGCCGCTGCTGTTGCAGACCCTCGTGGAGAATGCCGTGAAATACGGCATCTCGCGCCGGCCGGAAGGCGGCGAGATCGCGATCATCGCGCGGCGCGAAAACGATTCACTGCGGCTGCAGGTGACGAATCCCGGCGAATTGACGGGCGACGTCGCCGCGCCGCCATCGGTGTCGACGGGCATGGGCCTGCGCAACGCGGCGGAACGGCTGCGGCTGCTCTTCGGCGAGCGCGCCTCGCTGCAATTGCGGGCCGCGGCGCCCGCATTGGTGATCGCCGAGGCGATCGTGCCCTGCAATCTGGCGAACGCGTGA
- a CDS encoding aldo/keto reductase translates to MKYRPFGKHLFDCSEIGFGAWAIGGSWGAQADDDSLAALHRALDLGVNFIDTAAGYGDGRSEKLIAQVLRERVAAGRKERIYVATKTPPTDGIWPPSPYCRAEERYGENYLRDNVATRCANLGTDKIDLLQLHTWTRAWNRNPTPFKVLRALQAEGKIGFIGVSTPEHDQNAVIDLMRGGWIDSVQVIYNLFEQEPAAELLDVAKECGVGVIVRVVFDEGVLTGKFTHDTTFPPDDFRANYFEGDRLERAVTRAERIRADLEGSGYTMAQAAIKFVLAHPAVSTVIPGIRNVAQADANCGVSEMAPMRADLLTKLHRHNWRRAFWYGGK, encoded by the coding sequence ATGAAATACCGTCCCTTCGGCAAACATCTCTTCGACTGCTCTGAAATCGGCTTCGGCGCGTGGGCCATCGGAGGGTCGTGGGGCGCGCAGGCGGATGATGATTCGCTGGCCGCGCTGCACCGCGCCCTCGATCTGGGCGTGAACTTCATCGATACCGCCGCCGGCTACGGCGACGGCCGGAGCGAGAAACTCATTGCGCAAGTGCTCCGCGAGCGCGTCGCCGCCGGCCGGAAGGAGCGGATTTACGTCGCCACCAAAACGCCGCCGACCGACGGCATCTGGCCGCCGTCACCTTACTGCCGCGCCGAGGAGCGCTACGGGGAAAACTACCTGCGCGACAACGTCGCGACGCGCTGCGCCAATCTCGGCACCGACAAGATCGATCTCCTCCAACTCCACACCTGGACCCGCGCGTGGAATCGCAACCCGACGCCGTTCAAGGTGCTGCGGGCGCTGCAGGCCGAGGGCAAAATCGGATTCATCGGCGTGTCCACGCCCGAACACGATCAGAATGCCGTGATCGATCTGATGCGCGGCGGCTGGATCGACAGCGTGCAGGTCATCTACAACCTCTTCGAGCAGGAGCCCGCGGCCGAACTGCTCGACGTGGCGAAGGAGTGCGGCGTCGGCGTGATCGTCCGCGTCGTGTTCGACGAGGGCGTGCTCACCGGCAAATTCACCCACGACACGACGTTCCCGCCGGACGATTTTCGCGCCAACTATTTCGAAGGCGACCGGCTGGAACGCGCGGTGACCCGCGCCGAGCGGATTCGCGCTGATCTCGAAGGCTCCGGCTACACGATGGCCCAGGCGGCGATCAAGTTCGTCCTCGCGCATCCCGCCGTGTCGACGGTGATTCCCGGCATTCGCAACGTCGCGCAGGCCGACGCCAACTGCGGCGTCAGCGAAATGGCACCGATGCGCGCGGACCTGCTCACGAAGCTGCATCGCCACAACTGGCGCCGCGCGTTCTGGTACGGCGGCAAGTAG
- a CDS encoding ATP-binding protein: MFTTAGAVANAVTAAAFLAVPFALFSLHRSERRRPALLGVAGAGAVVAGILHVPGIWSADATVTLPAALLKLSVAVGATAGVMLLFEYARRAAATVRDAADRNHELARKLDDLRRTNVTLQASEAMFRSFLDHCPALAWITDEDGTFHYVSEPCRRHHRAAGELLGRRITDIFPAERAQRHLEHNRQVLAEQKLLEFDEPGEGGIEHRVFKFPLRDGNDRRLVAGIAFDVTEQRRVRETLRDQSGLHAALGEAMRVYLESGDWARTFALLLRCALVQTRSEFGFVGVVLDRQRLRLVAGEGPEWMRQVSRELRAEPGAKAASDVDFSRLEPPLPRALRTGEVVAVDPPDGETSEPARGSFFALPILREKQVVGLLGVGRSTGRYDGNSPGQLVQISQQAGVFCDCYRRELREGALEEQLRVAQKMEAVGMLAGGVAHDFNNLLQVIQGYTGIALEASTTIAERRASLEQVRHASERATQLTRQLLAFGRRQNLQQSDLDLNQAIRDLLRMIRRLIGEQITVDFIPGHELGNLHADRSQIDQVLLNLCLNARDAIRQGGRITIETENVLVNGAFRESHPWAQPGRYVLMTVSDNGVGMDRETTTRIFEPFFTTKNHEKGTGLGLSVVYGVVKQHGGMVHVYSEPQKGTTFKIYLPIVERSATVVGPKHTPTLARGTETILLAEDEPMVRDLARRILARAGYRVLLACDGPEACALFTQHADTIALAILDVVMPQLGGREVYDRISALRPGLPVIFCSGYAGSALGADLPGGDTRRLLTKPYGADEMLGSVREALDQR; this comes from the coding sequence GTGTTCACGACCGCCGGTGCGGTGGCGAACGCCGTGACGGCGGCTGCGTTCCTCGCGGTGCCCTTCGCGCTTTTCAGCCTGCACCGCAGTGAACGCCGGCGCCCGGCGTTGCTGGGCGTGGCCGGTGCGGGCGCGGTGGTCGCGGGAATCCTTCACGTGCCCGGCATCTGGAGCGCGGACGCAACGGTGACGCTGCCGGCGGCGCTCCTGAAACTGTCGGTCGCCGTCGGTGCCACGGCGGGAGTCATGCTGCTTTTCGAATACGCGCGCCGCGCGGCGGCGACGGTCCGAGACGCTGCGGACCGCAACCACGAGCTCGCGCGCAAGCTGGACGACCTGAGGCGGACGAACGTGACGTTGCAGGCATCCGAGGCGATGTTCCGCAGCTTCCTGGACCACTGCCCCGCGCTGGCGTGGATCACCGACGAGGACGGGACGTTCCACTATGTGAGCGAACCGTGCCGACGGCATCACCGGGCCGCAGGCGAATTGCTGGGGCGGCGCATCACGGACATTTTTCCCGCGGAACGCGCGCAGCGCCATCTGGAGCACAATCGTCAGGTGCTGGCAGAGCAGAAGCTGCTCGAGTTTGACGAACCCGGGGAGGGCGGGATCGAACATCGCGTGTTCAAGTTTCCGCTGCGGGACGGGAACGATCGGCGGCTGGTCGCGGGCATCGCCTTCGATGTGACGGAGCAGCGGCGCGTGCGCGAGACGCTCCGCGATCAATCGGGTCTGCATGCCGCCCTTGGCGAGGCGATGCGGGTGTATTTGGAATCGGGTGACTGGGCGCGGACGTTTGCCCTGCTCCTGCGCTGCGCGCTGGTGCAAACCCGCAGTGAGTTCGGCTTCGTCGGCGTAGTGCTCGATCGCCAGCGGCTCCGGCTGGTGGCGGGCGAGGGCCCCGAGTGGATGCGGCAGGTCAGCCGGGAGTTGCGCGCCGAGCCGGGCGCAAAGGCGGCGAGCGACGTGGATTTCAGCCGGCTGGAGCCGCCGCTGCCGCGGGCGTTGCGAACCGGCGAGGTGGTGGCGGTGGATCCGCCCGACGGCGAGACGAGCGAACCGGCGCGCGGGAGCTTTTTCGCGCTGCCGATCCTGCGCGAGAAACAAGTCGTGGGCCTGCTGGGCGTCGGGCGTTCGACGGGACGCTACGACGGCAACTCGCCGGGCCAGTTGGTGCAAATCAGCCAGCAAGCGGGCGTGTTTTGCGACTGCTACCGGCGGGAACTCCGCGAGGGCGCCCTGGAGGAACAGCTGCGCGTGGCGCAGAAAATGGAAGCCGTCGGCATGCTGGCGGGCGGCGTGGCGCACGATTTCAACAACCTGCTGCAAGTCATCCAGGGCTACACCGGGATCGCGCTGGAGGCGTCGACGACTATCGCGGAGCGCCGCGCGAGCCTCGAGCAAGTGCGACACGCCAGCGAACGTGCGACGCAATTGACCCGGCAGCTCCTGGCGTTCGGTCGCCGGCAGAACCTGCAGCAGAGCGATCTCGATCTAAACCAAGCGATCCGTGATTTGCTCCGGATGATCCGCCGGCTGATCGGCGAACAGATCACGGTGGACTTCATCCCAGGGCATGAACTCGGGAACCTGCACGCCGACCGGAGTCAGATCGATCAGGTGCTGTTGAATTTGTGTTTGAACGCGCGCGACGCGATACGGCAGGGCGGGCGGATCACGATCGAAACGGAAAACGTGCTGGTGAACGGCGCGTTTCGCGAGAGTCACCCGTGGGCCCAACCGGGCCGCTACGTGCTGATGACCGTTTCGGACAACGGCGTGGGCATGGATCGCGAGACAACCACGCGCATCTTCGAGCCGTTCTTCACCACGAAGAACCACGAGAAGGGGACTGGGCTCGGACTGTCGGTGGTGTACGGCGTGGTGAAGCAGCACGGCGGCATGGTGCACGTCTACAGCGAGCCGCAGAAAGGGACGACGTTCAAAATCTACCTGCCCATCGTGGAACGATCCGCCACGGTGGTCGGGCCGAAGCACACGCCCACGCTGGCACGCGGCACCGAAACGATCCTGCTGGCGGAGGACGAGCCGATGGTACGCGACCTGGCGCGGCGGATACTGGCGCGCGCCGGTTACCGCGTGCTGCTGGCGTGCGATGGCCCCGAAGCCTGTGCGCTGTTCACGCAGCATGCCGATACGATCGCGCTCGCGATCCTCGACGTGGTGATGCCGCAGTTGGGCGGACGCGAAGTCTACGACCGGATTTCCGCGCTGCGACCGGGGCTGCCGGTGATTTTTTGCAGCGGTTACGCGGGATCGGCGCTCGGCGCGGATCTGCCCGGAGGGGATACGCGACGGCTGCTCACAAAGCCCTACGGCGCGGACGAAATGCTTGGCAGCGTGCGGGAAGCGCTCGATCAGCGGTGA
- a CDS encoding ABC transporter permease, with amino-acid sequence MNWHNTSTVYLKELRDMLRDRRTLMSMIVIPTLVMPLLFFAVGAVMTKVVRQAKAETPAVMIIGGEDSPGVLAQIKADRKVRVVPTAADWKQRISDKKIRAAVEIPAGFEQGLAAGSAPAVTVYTYEGEMKSGMGAGQLERIFRELREKTVEARLSERGVPLALTKPFEVKRTNVAPPEKVGGNLIGGFIPYIIIILCFTGAMYPAMDLTAGEKERGTMETLLCSPVSRVDIVLGKFLMVLTASIATMIMSLVSMVGTFVIGGSYFAGKMSGAGAAGSAKLGGVIPLLDPLGMVGVFTMILPVAVLFSAVLLTVALFAKSYKESQSYVSPLIFVVLMPAMVGMLPGIDLNARLALVPILNLSLVCKEMLSGVWHWNYIALIFGSSCVYAAAALWLAVRMFNREDVIFRT; translated from the coding sequence ATGAACTGGCACAACACGTCCACGGTTTACCTGAAGGAACTGCGCGACATGCTGCGCGACCGGCGCACCTTGATGTCGATGATCGTCATCCCGACGCTCGTGATGCCACTGCTGTTTTTCGCGGTGGGTGCGGTGATGACGAAGGTGGTGCGGCAAGCCAAGGCCGAGACGCCGGCGGTGATGATCATCGGTGGCGAGGATTCGCCGGGCGTGCTCGCCCAGATCAAGGCCGACAGGAAAGTGCGCGTGGTGCCGACGGCCGCGGATTGGAAGCAGCGGATTTCGGATAAAAAGATTCGCGCGGCGGTCGAGATCCCGGCCGGTTTCGAGCAGGGCCTGGCGGCGGGATCGGCGCCGGCGGTGACCGTCTACACCTACGAAGGCGAAATGAAATCCGGCATGGGTGCAGGCCAGCTCGAACGGATCTTCCGGGAGCTGCGCGAAAAGACCGTCGAGGCACGACTGTCGGAGCGCGGCGTGCCGCTGGCGTTGACGAAGCCCTTCGAGGTCAAGCGCACCAATGTGGCTCCGCCGGAAAAAGTCGGCGGCAACCTGATTGGCGGGTTCATTCCGTACATCATCATCATTCTCTGCTTCACCGGCGCGATGTATCCGGCGATGGACCTGACCGCCGGCGAAAAGGAGCGCGGCACGATGGAGACGCTGCTGTGCAGCCCGGTCAGCCGCGTCGACATCGTGCTCGGCAAATTTCTCATGGTTCTCACCGCGTCGATCGCAACGATGATCATGTCGCTGGTGTCGATGGTGGGCACGTTCGTCATCGGCGGCAGCTACTTCGCGGGCAAGATGAGCGGCGCTGGCGCGGCCGGTTCGGCGAAGCTCGGCGGCGTGATTCCGTTGCTGGATCCGCTCGGGATGGTCGGCGTGTTCACGATGATCCTGCCGGTGGCCGTGCTGTTCTCCGCGGTGCTGCTGACCGTGGCCCTGTTCGCGAAGAGCTACAAGGAGTCGCAGAGCTACGTCTCGCCGCTGATCTTCGTGGTGTTGATGCCGGCGATGGTGGGCATGCTGCCCGGGATCGATCTGAACGCCCGGCTGGCGCTCGTGCCGATCCTCAATCTCTCGCTCGTGTGCAAGGAGATGTTGTCCGGCGTCTGGCACTGGAACTACATCGCGCTGATCTTCGGCTCGTCCTGCGTCTATGCCGCCGCGGCCCTCTGGCTCGCGGTCCGGATGTTCAATCGGGAGGACGTGATTTTCCGCACCTGA
- a CDS encoding class I SAM-dependent methyltransferase encodes MPALAVAPPELELPSISFVGRSLNEYAQFFALDPATLRGKAVLDVGAGASSFVAEACRRGADAVAVDPLYGAGAHRLAERVKLDFAQESARMRARPRRYKLSRLSGPGARWPRPQNVSAPPRSRAFFSSFDEADFDRRAAAQRFLADYEQHFAHGRYVSAALPQLPFLDRAFDLVLCAHLLFTPGEEFDFSWHVAALGELARVSASEVRIHPLCGPDGRRYTELERLQRELLTRGIPSAVVPVPYEFYVGGSTMLVLNPEESAG; translated from the coding sequence ATGCCCGCACTCGCCGTCGCTCCTCCGGAACTCGAACTGCCGTCGATCTCCTTCGTCGGACGTTCGCTCAATGAGTATGCGCAGTTCTTCGCGCTGGATCCCGCTACGCTGCGCGGCAAGGCCGTGCTCGATGTGGGCGCCGGGGCTTCTTCGTTCGTGGCGGAGGCCTGTCGGCGCGGCGCGGACGCGGTGGCGGTTGATCCGCTCTACGGCGCCGGGGCACACAGGCTCGCCGAGCGGGTGAAGCTCGACTTCGCGCAGGAGTCCGCGCGGATGCGGGCGCGGCCGCGGCGCTACAAACTCAGCCGGCTCAGCGGTCCGGGCGCGAGATGGCCGCGTCCGCAGAACGTCTCGGCGCCGCCGCGCTCGCGGGCGTTCTTCTCGTCGTTCGACGAGGCGGACTTCGATCGGCGAGCCGCGGCGCAGCGGTTTCTCGCGGATTACGAGCAGCACTTCGCGCACGGCCGCTACGTGAGTGCGGCGCTGCCGCAGCTGCCGTTCCTCGACCGCGCGTTCGACCTCGTGCTGTGTGCGCACCTGCTGTTCACGCCCGGGGAGGAGTTCGACTTCTCGTGGCACGTGGCCGCGCTGGGCGAGTTGGCGCGGGTCAGCGCATCCGAAGTCAGGATTCATCCGCTGTGCGGACCCGATGGCCGGCGTTACACGGAGCTCGAGCGGCTGCAACGCGAGTTGCTGACGCGTGGGATCCCCAGCGCCGTCGTGCCGGTGCCGTACGAATTCTACGTCGGCGGCTCAACGATGCTCGTGCTCAACCCGGAGGAATCGGCCGGATGA
- a CDS encoding LytR/AlgR family response regulator transcription factor, which yields MKALLVDDERLARNELRRLLGAFPDLEIVGEAANGRQARQLLATLTPDLMFLDVQMPGESGMELLESLEPPVPDVIFTTAFDEFAVKAFDLNALDYLLKPVDPARLATAMERLRAKRAAAALPAGESGAKPNRAPLAAEDKVFVREGDRCWFVEVKSIRLLESEGNYTRVHFDQAQPQLFRSLNAMEERLDPKYFFRANRRQIINLAWIDKIEPWFSGGLLVHLKGGAKVELSRRQAQEFRERMSL from the coding sequence ATGAAAGCCCTGCTGGTGGATGACGAACGGCTGGCTCGCAACGAACTGCGCCGGCTGCTGGGCGCGTTTCCGGATCTGGAGATCGTGGGCGAGGCCGCCAACGGCCGGCAGGCGCGGCAGCTGCTCGCCACGCTCACGCCGGACCTGATGTTCCTCGACGTGCAGATGCCGGGAGAGAGCGGGATGGAACTGCTGGAGTCGCTCGAGCCGCCGGTGCCGGACGTGATTTTCACGACCGCGTTCGACGAGTTTGCGGTGAAGGCCTTCGATCTGAACGCGCTCGACTACCTGCTGAAGCCGGTCGATCCGGCGCGGCTCGCGACGGCGATGGAACGACTGCGGGCGAAGCGCGCGGCCGCGGCGCTGCCGGCGGGCGAGTCCGGCGCGAAGCCGAACCGCGCGCCGCTCGCGGCGGAGGACAAGGTGTTCGTGCGCGAAGGCGATCGCTGCTGGTTCGTCGAGGTGAAGTCGATCCGGTTGCTGGAGAGCGAGGGCAACTACACGCGCGTGCATTTCGACCAGGCGCAGCCGCAGCTCTTCCGTTCGCTCAACGCGATGGAGGAGCGGCTCGATCCGAAGTATTTCTTCCGGGCCAACCGGCGGCAGATCATCAATCTCGCGTGGATCGACAAGATCGAGCCGTGGTTCAGCGGCGGGCTGCTGGTGCACCTGAAAGGCGGCGCCAAGGTCGAGCTCAGCCGCCGCCAGGCGCAGGAATTCCGCGAGCGGATGAGTCTGTGA
- a CDS encoding POT family MFS transporter, translating into MSKTPYLTAPIHTDKMPPGIKYIVGNEAAERFNFYGMRAILVVYMTKYLVDREGALAPMSENEASAAYHWFLFANYFFPMLGAIVADAFWGKYRTIFWISLVYCLGSVVLAIDHTRLGLTLGLTLIAIGSGGIKPCVSSNVGDQFGPANQHLLSKAFGWFYFSINFGSFFSILLIPVLLERYGPFPAFGVPAVLMLLATFVFWKGRYKFAHIPPSGTAYFKQVFNREGLSALGRLSTVFVFIAIFWSLWDQSGGEWVLQAEKMNLRFLGINWLASQVQAVNAIMVLAFIPVFQYLIYPLINRVWTLTPLRKIGMGLIVAGLSFMVSAWIETQIAAGLKPSIGWQLPAYALLTAAEIMVSITGLEFAYTQAPRHMKAMVQALYLLSISAGNAFTALVHVFIENPDGTVKLHGASYYLFFSALSIGCVAVYVFVAKAYKERSYLQGEAAATT; encoded by the coding sequence ATGTCCAAAACCCCTTACCTCACCGCCCCGATCCACACCGACAAGATGCCGCCCGGCATCAAATACATCGTCGGAAACGAGGCCGCCGAACGGTTCAACTTCTACGGAATGCGCGCGATCCTCGTCGTCTACATGACGAAATACCTCGTGGATCGCGAGGGAGCGCTGGCGCCGATGTCGGAAAACGAGGCGAGTGCGGCGTACCATTGGTTTTTGTTCGCGAACTATTTCTTCCCGATGCTGGGCGCCATCGTGGCCGACGCGTTCTGGGGCAAGTATCGCACGATTTTTTGGATCTCGCTGGTGTACTGCCTGGGCAGTGTGGTGCTGGCGATCGATCACACGCGGCTCGGCCTGACGCTCGGCCTGACGCTCATCGCGATCGGCTCCGGCGGCATCAAGCCATGTGTGTCGTCGAATGTCGGCGACCAGTTCGGGCCCGCGAACCAGCACCTGCTCTCAAAGGCGTTCGGCTGGTTCTATTTCTCGATCAACTTCGGCTCGTTCTTCTCGATCCTGCTGATCCCGGTGCTGCTCGAGCGATATGGTCCTTTCCCGGCGTTCGGCGTGCCGGCGGTGTTGATGCTGCTGGCGACGTTCGTTTTCTGGAAAGGCCGGTACAAGTTTGCGCACATCCCGCCGTCGGGCACCGCTTACTTCAAGCAGGTGTTCAATCGCGAGGGCCTTTCCGCGCTCGGCCGGCTTTCGACGGTCTTCGTGTTCATCGCGATCTTCTGGTCGCTGTGGGATCAGAGCGGCGGCGAATGGGTGCTGCAGGCCGAGAAGATGAACCTGCGATTCCTCGGCATCAATTGGCTGGCTTCGCAGGTCCAGGCGGTGAACGCGATCATGGTCCTGGCGTTCATCCCGGTGTTCCAATATCTGATTTACCCGCTGATCAATCGGGTGTGGACGCTGACGCCGCTGCGCAAGATCGGGATGGGGCTGATCGTCGCGGGGCTCTCGTTTATGGTCAGTGCCTGGATCGAGACGCAGATCGCGGCCGGGCTGAAGCCGAGCATCGGCTGGCAGTTGCCGGCGTATGCGTTGCTGACGGCGGCCGAGATCATGGTGTCGATCACCGGGCTCGAGTTCGCCTACACGCAAGCGCCGCGGCACATGAAGGCGATGGTGCAGGCGCTGTATCTGCTCTCGATTTCCGCGGGCAACGCGTTCACGGCGCTCGTGCACGTGTTCATCGAGAATCCGGACGGCACCGTGAAGCTGCACGGCGCGTCCTACTATCTGTTCTTCTCGGCGCTCTCGATCGGCTGCGTGGCGGTGTACGTTTTCGTCGCGAAGGCCTACAAGGAGCGATCCTACCTGCAGGGCGAAGCGGCTGCGACCACCTGA
- a CDS encoding ATP-binding cassette domain-containing protein, which yields MIEAQDLTKTFRDKKRGEIHAVDAVSFRAQPGQIYGLLGANGAGKTTTLRLLATLLKPTRGSAVVDGYEVTREPEKVRTRVGFLAASTALYGRLTAREMIAYFGRLNGMSDAALQARIQQLADELDMHEFLDRRCDKFSTGMKQKTSIARTLVHDPAVMIFDEPTLGLDVMTARTIVRFVRDCRSRGKTVVYSTHVMSEVEKLCDVIGIIHNGRLLAEGTLEQLRSRYGETDMEEIFIKVVGAPHS from the coding sequence ATGATCGAAGCCCAAGATCTCACCAAAACCTTTCGCGACAAAAAGCGCGGGGAGATCCATGCGGTGGATGCGGTGTCGTTTCGCGCCCAGCCGGGCCAGATCTACGGCCTGCTCGGCGCCAACGGTGCTGGCAAGACAACGACGCTTCGGCTGCTCGCGACGCTGCTGAAGCCGACGCGCGGATCCGCGGTGGTCGACGGCTACGAAGTGACGCGCGAACCGGAGAAGGTCCGGACGCGCGTAGGTTTTCTGGCGGCGAGCACGGCGCTTTACGGCCGTCTGACGGCGCGGGAGATGATCGCGTATTTCGGCCGGCTCAATGGCATGAGCGACGCGGCGCTGCAGGCGCGGATCCAGCAGCTCGCCGACGAGCTGGACATGCACGAGTTCCTCGACCGCCGCTGCGACAAGTTCTCCACCGGCATGAAGCAGAAGACCTCGATCGCGCGGACGCTCGTACACGATCCGGCCGTGATGATTTTTGACGAACCCACGCTCGGGCTCGACGTGATGACGGCGCGCACGATCGTCCGCTTCGTGCGCGACTGTCGGAGCCGCGGCAAGACGGTGGTCTACTCGACGCACGTGATGAGTGAGGTCGAAAAGCTCTGCGACGTCATCGGCATCATCCACAACGGCCGCCTGCTGGCCGAAGGCACGCTCGAGCAGCTGCGGTCGCGCTACGGCGAGACCGACATGGAGGAAATTTTCATCAAGGTCGTCGGCGCCCCCCACTCATGA
- the deoC gene encoding deoxyribose-phosphate aldolase, protein MTLTPAALAATFDSTNLRLDATDADLAKLAEEAATHHFAAVMLYPTGVAAAAERLRGTGVKVGTVIGFPSGRFTTAAKAAEIEAVCAAGANEVDIVLNYAALREGYVSEVAAEVATLTARAHALGALIKVIAETCYLDSVQRLGALRLCEDAGADFIKTSTGFGSAGAKVEHIRDWASQRRGKIQLKAAGGIKTLADARALIEAGATRLGTSSAAAILAELTSGMSVAATSGSY, encoded by the coding sequence ATGACCCTCACGCCTGCCGCCCTCGCCGCCACCTTCGATTCCACCAATCTCCGGCTTGATGCCACCGACGCCGACCTCGCGAAGCTCGCGGAGGAAGCCGCGACGCATCATTTCGCCGCGGTCATGCTCTACCCCACCGGCGTGGCGGCGGCGGCCGAACGGCTTCGCGGCACGGGCGTGAAGGTGGGCACCGTGATCGGATTTCCGAGCGGCCGGTTCACCACGGCGGCCAAGGCCGCGGAGATCGAGGCGGTGTGCGCCGCGGGTGCGAACGAGGTCGACATCGTGCTCAATTACGCCGCGCTGCGCGAAGGTTACGTCAGCGAAGTGGCAGCGGAAGTCGCCACGCTTACGGCCCGCGCGCATGCGCTCGGCGCGCTGATCAAGGTGATCGCCGAAACGTGCTACCTTGATTCCGTGCAGCGGCTCGGCGCGCTGCGGCTCTGCGAAGACGCCGGCGCGGATTTTATCAAGACGTCGACCGGCTTCGGCAGCGCCGGCGCGAAGGTCGAGCACATCCGCGACTGGGCCAGCCAGCGCCGGGGCAAGATCCAGCTCAAAGCCGCCGGCGGCATCAAGACGCTCGCCGATGCTCGCGCCTTGATCGAGGCCGGCGCGACGCGGCTCGGCACCTCGAGTGCCGCCGCGATCCTTGCGGAGCTGACCAGCGGCATGTCCGTCGCGGCGACGAGCGGCAGCTACTGA